From one Salmo salar chromosome ssa09, Ssal_v3.1, whole genome shotgun sequence genomic stretch:
- the LOC106610617 gene encoding prostaglandin E2 receptor EP2 subtype translates to MANDTENDPCHSNLHIDKGNPRISAIMFSAGVIGNLAALILLEIRRRKYQSRQRLSLFHVLVTTLVVTDLMGTCLVSPFVLAAYSLNTTIIAMIKTEPPAMCEYFGFCMTFFSLATLFLLFAMALERCLSIGYPYFYGRHITKRCGYITIPFIYLVCAVFCIMPFLGFGDYVQYCPGTWCFIDMNPLMSEDRVYPVLYATVMLILVLSVAACNAFVVYHLVLMYRRRKLNGGPVTTRSKKDRRVLSMSEEVEHLIVLVFMTVIFMICSLPLVIRVYINSVGQRKESHKTDLIALLFLSTNSIVDPWVFIFLSPSVLRFFWGALCKVPLLRSR, encoded by the exons ATGGCAAATGACACAGAGAATGACCCATGCCACAGCAATCTGCACATTGACAAGGGGAACCCGCGCATCAGCGCGATCATGTTCTCCGCCGGAGTGATAGGGAACTTGGCCGCTTTGATCCTTTTGGAGATCCGCCGCAGGAAGTACCAGAGCCGGCAGCGACTGTCGCTCTTTCACGTTCTGGTCACCACGCTGGTCGTCACGGACTTGATGGGCACCTGTCTGGTCAGCCCTTTCGTCCTGGCTGCCTATTCCTTAAACACCACCATTATTGCTATGATTAAGACTGAACCTCCTGCAATGTGTGAGTATTTTGGATTCTGTATGACTTTTTTCAGCTTGGCCACATTATTTCTCCTCTTCGCCATGGCGCTCGAGCGATGCCTCTCAATTGGCTACCCCTACTTCTACGGGCGGCACATCACTAAACGTTGTGGATATATCACCATTCCGTTCATCTATTTAGTTTGCGCGGTGTTTTGCATCATGCCCTTTTTGGGTTTCGGGGACTACGTGCAGTATTGCCCGGGGACGTGGTGCTTCATTGACATGAATCCGTTAATGTCTGAAGACCGTGTTTACCCAGTCCTGTACGCAACTGTTATGCTCATTTTAGTCCTTTCTGTAGCGGCTTGTAACGCCTTTGTCGTTTATCACCTGGTTTTGATGTACCGGAGGCGCAAACTAAACGGGGGACCCGTGACAACTCGGAGTAAGAAGGACCGGAGAGTCCTCTCCATGTCCGAAGAGGTCGAGCATCTCATCGTACTGGTGTTCATGACGGTGATATTCATGATTTGCTCCCTTCCTCTGGTG ATCCGTGTGTACATAAACTCCGTGGGCCAGCGGAAAGAGAGCCACAAGACAGACCTCAtcgccctcctctttctctccaccaACTCCATCGTGGACCCCTGGGTGTTCATCTTCCTCAGCCCGTCAGTGCTGCGCTTCTTCTGGGGAGCGTTGTGCAAGGTGCCCCTCCTGCGCTCCAGGTAG